A genomic segment from Amycolatopsis camponoti encodes:
- the glpK gene encoding glycerol kinase GlpK, whose product MPDFVGAVDQGTTSTRFMIFDHGGNEIARHQLEHEQILPKPGWVEHDATEIWERTRSVIATALTKANLTVGDLAALGITNQRETTVVWNRRTGRPYYNAIVWQDTRTDRIASALEREGKGEVIRRKAGLPPATYFSGGKLQWILENVEGVREDAEKGDALFGTTDSWLIWNLTGGPDGGVHVTDPTNASRTMLMDLETLDWDDELLSFFTVPRQMLPAIKPSSNAGFGTTRAGGPLGGEVVITGVLGDQQAATVGQVCFRPGEAKNTYGTGNFLLLNTGHELVRSKHGLLTTLCYQFGDEKPVYALEGSIAVTGSAVQWLRDQLGIISGASQSESLARQVEDNGGIYFVPAFSGLFAPYWRSDARGAIVGLTRATTNAHLARATLEAICYQTRDVVEAMQNDSGVTLDVLRVDGGVTANELCMQLQADILGVPVSKPVVAETTALGAAYAAGLAVGFWKSTDELEQNWNEDKRWQPSWTEEQRAEGYAGWQKAVGRTLDWVDVE is encoded by the coding sequence CCAAGCCGGGCTGGGTCGAGCACGACGCCACCGAGATCTGGGAACGCACCCGCTCGGTCATCGCCACCGCGCTGACCAAGGCCAACCTGACCGTCGGTGACCTCGCCGCGCTCGGCATCACCAACCAGCGCGAGACGACCGTGGTGTGGAACCGCCGCACCGGCCGCCCGTACTACAACGCCATCGTCTGGCAGGACACCCGCACCGACCGGATCGCCTCCGCCCTGGAGCGCGAGGGCAAGGGCGAGGTCATCCGCCGCAAGGCCGGCCTCCCGCCCGCGACGTACTTCTCCGGCGGCAAGCTGCAGTGGATCCTTGAGAACGTCGAGGGCGTGCGCGAAGACGCCGAGAAGGGCGACGCCCTCTTCGGCACCACCGACTCGTGGCTCATCTGGAACCTCACCGGCGGCCCGGACGGCGGCGTCCACGTCACCGACCCGACGAACGCCTCGCGCACCATGCTGATGGACCTCGAGACCCTGGACTGGGACGACGAGCTGCTGTCGTTCTTCACCGTCCCGAGGCAGATGCTGCCGGCGATCAAGCCGTCGTCGAACGCCGGCTTCGGCACCACCCGCGCCGGCGGCCCGCTCGGCGGCGAGGTCGTGATCACCGGCGTCCTCGGCGACCAGCAGGCCGCGACCGTCGGGCAGGTCTGCTTCCGGCCCGGCGAGGCGAAGAACACCTACGGCACCGGCAACTTCCTGCTGCTCAACACCGGTCACGAGCTGGTCCGCTCGAAGCACGGCCTGCTGACGACCCTGTGCTACCAGTTCGGCGACGAGAAGCCGGTCTACGCGCTGGAGGGCTCCATCGCCGTCACGGGGTCGGCCGTGCAGTGGCTGCGCGACCAGCTGGGCATCATCAGCGGCGCGTCGCAGAGCGAAAGCCTGGCCCGCCAGGTCGAGGACAACGGCGGCATCTACTTCGTCCCGGCGTTCTCCGGCCTGTTCGCGCCGTACTGGCGCTCGGACGCCCGCGGCGCGATCGTCGGGCTCACCCGCGCCACGACCAACGCTCATCTCGCGCGGGCGACCCTGGAGGCGATCTGCTACCAGACCCGCGACGTCGTCGAGGCCATGCAGAACGACTCCGGCGTCACCCTGGACGTGTTGCGGGTGGACGGTGGCGTCACCGCCAACGAGCTGTGCATGCAGCTGCAGGCGGACATCCTCGGTGTCCCGGTGTCGAAGCCGGTCGTCGCGGAGACGACCGCGCTCGGCGCCGCCTACGCGGCCGGGCTCGCCGTCGGCTTCTGGAAGTCGACCGACGAGCTGGAGCAGAACTGGAACGAGGACAAGCGCTGGCAGCCGTCGTGGACGGAAGAGCAGCGGGCCGAAGGCTACGCGGGCTGGCAGAAGGCCGTCGGCCGCACGCTCGACTGGGTCGACGTCGAATGA